The following are from one region of the Ananas comosus cultivar F153 linkage group 20, ASM154086v1, whole genome shotgun sequence genome:
- the LOC109726056 gene encoding uncharacterized protein LOC109726056, translating into MDREVGEGEGEAAEAGEGVCVGMDKEVSEGEAVEGEAVWPRMKKEKGFRADGLMKAAKGNLIVMNAKLSDMLYVLQGSTVTGSAAVTSSSKSDSDSTRLWHMRLGYMSEYGMMKLGKRDLLGNQSLEKLDFCEHCILGKQKRVSFKAAVH; encoded by the exons ATGGACAGAGaggtgggtgagggcgagggtgaggcagCGGAGGCGGGCGAGGGTGTGTGTGTGGGCATGGACAAAGAGGtgagcgagggcgaggcagtggagggtGAGGCGGTGTGGCCGAggatgaagaaggagaagggttTCAGAG CTGATGGATTAATGAAGGCTGCTAAAGGGAATCTTATAGTGATGAATGCCAAGTTGTCCGACATGTTATATGTTCTACAAGGTTCCACTGTGACAGGTTCAGCAGCGGTAACTTCTTCCTCTAAGTCAGATTCTGATAGCACCAGATTATGGCATATGCGACTAGGCTATATGAGCGAATATGGTATGATGAAGTTGGGCAAGAGAGATCTACTTGGTAAtcagagtttagaaaagttggaCTTCTGCGAGCACTGTAttcttggcaaacaaaagagagtcagCTTTAAGGCCGCAGTTCATTAG